From one Ctenopharyngodon idella isolate HZGC_01 chromosome 15, HZGC01, whole genome shotgun sequence genomic stretch:
- the ankrd49 gene encoding ankyrin repeat domain-containing protein 49 isoform X1, producing MLIHESSVMEFPEGFNQLDLLESHGHMIPVGTKSGWVEEEEGDDEDETCHTEEWYQEQELKLQDTPSELMLWAAEKNRLATVERLLTLNPTLANCHDSDGYTPLHRAAYGGHYSMVSALLNAGANLHARTTDDWIPLHSACRWGHAAVASCLLQWGAEVNALTTGRLTPLQLAAGNAAAGKTIELLLSQRTLQAGLKNSAGETAYDIAHRTSEHHRLFEMAEPFNNIY from the exons ATGTTAATTCATG AGAGCTCAGTGATGGAGTTTCCAGAAGGCTTTAACCAGCTTGACCTGCTGGAGTCTCATGGCCACATGATTCCAGTGGGGACAAAGAGCGGCTGGGTGGAAGAGGAGGAAggagatgatgaagatgaaacCTGTCACACTGAGGAATGGTATCAGGAACAGGAGCTTAAATTACAAGACACTCCATCTGAACTGATGTTATGGGCCGctgagaagaataga TTAGCAACAGTAGAACGTCTCCTCACATTGAACCCAACACTCGCTAATTGTCATGATAGCGATGGTTACACCCCTCTACACCGTGCTGCCTATGGTGGCCATTATTCCATGGTCTCTGCTCTTTTGAATGCTGGAGCGAATCTTCATGCGAGAACGACCGATGATTGGATACCGCTACATAGTGCCTGTCGCTGGGGTCATGCCGCTGTAGCTTCTTGTCTTTTGCAATGGGGGGCAGAGGTCAATGCCTTGACAACGGGCCGACTCACACCACTTCAACTGGCGGCTGGAAATGCTGCAGCTGGAAAGACGATTGAGCTATTGCTATCACAGCGCACCCTACAGGCAGGACTGAAAAACAGTGCAGGAGAGACTGCTTATGACATTGCACATCGCACAAGTGAACATCACAGACTGTTTGAGATGGCAGAGccttttaataacatttattga
- the LOC127495354 gene encoding alpha-(1,3)-fucosyltransferase 4-like: MWTDNNSYRNTLRPAKVSSACRQKQCRVGLIFPKSYQWVFALALGYAIVLFVLSLTNVPLSRLDASTDGGLRTENSNVTLLIWWRPFGNRDPLPDCAVRYGIQGCTLTTKRGAYDHADAVIIHHRELMRNWSALPSAPRPPRQKWIWMNFESPSHSGSLIGLDGVFNLTMSYRRGSDVFLPYGYLQPRWEERDPTPQVSARHKRGIVAWIVSNWNEQHKRVRFYRNLRRYVRVDVFGRDARDLISDSVVRTVSRYKFYLAFENSLHTDYITEKLWRNALLSGAVPVVLGPPRENYELFLPADAFIHVKDFSGPRALAAYLKHLDRNHSLYQRYLNWTRHYSVHVTSFWAEHYCMACRAVQASRHQNKSVSDIALWFES; the protein is encoded by the coding sequence ATGTGGACAGACAACAATTCATACAGAAATACTCTAAGACCTGCAAAGGTGAGCAGCGCGTGCCGACAGAAACAATGTCGCGTTGGGTTAATATTTCCGAAGTCATACCAGTGGGTTTTCGCTCTGGCTTTGGGGTATGCGattgtattatttgttttaagtCTAACGAATGTTCCCCTGTCGCGGTTAGATGCATCCACAGACGGTGGGTTGCGAACCGAAAACTCAAATGTGACGCTTCTGATCTGGTGGAGGCCCTTCGGTAACCGGGATCCCCTGCCCGACTGTGCTGTGCGTTATGGTATCCAGGGCTGTACCCTTACCACGAAGAGAGGCGCGTACGACCACGCTGATGCCGTTATCATACACCACCGCGAACTGATGCGCAACTGGAGCGCGCTTCCCAGTGCTCCACGGCCTCCGCGCCAGAAGTGGATCTGGATGAACTTTGAGTCTCCGAGTCACTCCGGCTCTTTGATTGGGCTAGATGGGGTGTTTAACCTTACCATGTCATACCGTCGAGGCTCGGACGTCTTTCTGCCATATGGGTACCTGCAGCCCCGGTGGGAAGAAAGAGATCCTACTCCACAGGTCAGTGCGCGGCACAAGCGTGGAATTGTCGCGTGGATAGTCAGCAACTGGAATGAGCAACACAAAAGGGTGCGATTTTATCGGAATCTCCGGCGATATGTACGTGTGGATGTGTTTGGACGTGATGCGCGTGATTTGATATCTGATAGCGTAGTGCGCACCGTATCCCGGTATAAATTCTACCTGGCATTTGAGAACTCTTTGCATACAGATTACATCACGGAGAAACTGTGGAGAAACGCTCTTTTATCAGGAGCAGTGCCAGTGGTTTTGGGACCGCCACGGGAGAATTATGAACTCTTTCTTCCTGCTGATGCCTTCATACACGTTAAAGACTTCAGCGGCCCACGGGCTCTTGCTGCGTACCTGAAACACCTGGACCGAAACCACTCCCTCTATCAGCGTTACCTGAACTGGACGCGTCACTACAGCGTACATGTGACGTCATTCTGGGCGGAGCATTATTGTATGGCCTGTAGAGCTGTCCAAGCCAGCAGACACCAGAACAAATCGGTGTCTGATATTGCTCTTTGGTTTGAGTCTTGA
- the ankrd49 gene encoding ankyrin repeat domain-containing protein 49 isoform X2 codes for MEFPEGFNQLDLLESHGHMIPVGTKSGWVEEEEGDDEDETCHTEEWYQEQELKLQDTPSELMLWAAEKNRLATVERLLTLNPTLANCHDSDGYTPLHRAAYGGHYSMVSALLNAGANLHARTTDDWIPLHSACRWGHAAVASCLLQWGAEVNALTTGRLTPLQLAAGNAAAGKTIELLLSQRTLQAGLKNSAGETAYDIAHRTSEHHRLFEMAEPFNNIY; via the exons ATGGAGTTTCCAGAAGGCTTTAACCAGCTTGACCTGCTGGAGTCTCATGGCCACATGATTCCAGTGGGGACAAAGAGCGGCTGGGTGGAAGAGGAGGAAggagatgatgaagatgaaacCTGTCACACTGAGGAATGGTATCAGGAACAGGAGCTTAAATTACAAGACACTCCATCTGAACTGATGTTATGGGCCGctgagaagaataga TTAGCAACAGTAGAACGTCTCCTCACATTGAACCCAACACTCGCTAATTGTCATGATAGCGATGGTTACACCCCTCTACACCGTGCTGCCTATGGTGGCCATTATTCCATGGTCTCTGCTCTTTTGAATGCTGGAGCGAATCTTCATGCGAGAACGACCGATGATTGGATACCGCTACATAGTGCCTGTCGCTGGGGTCATGCCGCTGTAGCTTCTTGTCTTTTGCAATGGGGGGCAGAGGTCAATGCCTTGACAACGGGCCGACTCACACCACTTCAACTGGCGGCTGGAAATGCTGCAGCTGGAAAGACGATTGAGCTATTGCTATCACAGCGCACCCTACAGGCAGGACTGAAAAACAGTGCAGGAGAGACTGCTTATGACATTGCACATCGCACAAGTGAACATCACAGACTGTTTGAGATGGCAGAGccttttaataacatttattga